Proteins encoded together in one Anabaena sphaerica FACHB-251 window:
- a CDS encoding rRNA large subunit pseudouridine synthase E: MTTEFKYIIFHKPYGVLSQFTQESPKHITLKEYLDVPDVYPVGRLDWDSEGLLLLTNDGPLQHRLSNPRFGHKRTYWVQVEGIPDTEAINKLCTGVEIQDYRTRPSQVKLFLEEPTVSERNPPIRFRKNIPTAWLEMTLTEGKNRQVRRMTAAVGFPTLRLIRVSISHLQLNGLQLGEWRNLTHSEIKDLKKSRI, from the coding sequence ATGACCACTGAATTTAAGTATATTATTTTTCATAAACCCTATGGTGTCCTGAGTCAATTTACCCAGGAATCTCCCAAACACATTACCCTGAAAGAATATCTTGATGTTCCTGATGTGTATCCTGTGGGTCGTTTAGACTGGGATAGTGAAGGGTTACTATTGTTAACCAACGATGGACCATTACAACATCGTCTTTCTAACCCCCGGTTTGGGCATAAACGCACCTACTGGGTGCAGGTAGAAGGTATTCCTGATACAGAGGCTATCAACAAGTTATGCACAGGGGTAGAAATTCAAGATTACCGGACTCGTCCCTCCCAAGTTAAGCTATTTTTAGAAGAACCAACGGTCAGTGAACGTAACCCCCCGATTAGATTTAGAAAAAATATTCCCACAGCTTGGCTGGAAATGACCCTTACAGAAGGGAAAAACCGCCAGGTGCGGCGCATGACTGCTGCGGTAGGGTTTCCAACTTTAAGATTAATCAGGGTCAGTATTTCTCACTTACAATTAAATGGTTTACAACTAGGTGAATGGCGCAACCTGACACACTCAGAAATCAAAGACCTGAAAAAGTCTCGGATTTAA
- a CDS encoding phosphodiester glycosidase family protein, with protein MPNSQMGRRSFLFLGGATLAQGLTLTLPSTAQTVQVKKGKVNGIPFYQTIVDLTDPNTLMTIALANNANFANTIQKTSGDEEFNQMVARSRAAVVANGTFFAKNAQKTVMGNMVAGGKFLKYSQWENFGTTLGLRVGNKPEMVTARVEGKPEWHQHWFSITCGPRLLRKGQIWLNPAIEGFKDPHVLGNGARTAIGYNKDGTKLFLVNFEVNLTLQQEAQAMKVIGCFEAMNLDGGASRALAAKGKILVPAGRKLTNAIVVYDANNPAPTHLQQGWERFQKGDSYGALSARHTLRERYRPAVSG; from the coding sequence ATGCCAAATTCTCAAATGGGTCGCAGGTCTTTCTTGTTTCTGGGTGGTGCTACTTTAGCTCAAGGTTTGACACTGACATTACCAAGCACTGCCCAAACTGTACAGGTGAAGAAAGGAAAGGTCAACGGTATTCCTTTCTATCAAACTATTGTAGACCTCACCGATCCGAACACCTTGATGACGATTGCTTTAGCGAATAACGCCAATTTTGCAAACACCATCCAAAAAACTAGCGGTGATGAAGAATTTAATCAAATGGTTGCCCGTTCCCGCGCTGCTGTAGTTGCTAATGGTACATTTTTCGCCAAAAATGCCCAAAAAACTGTTATGGGTAATATGGTTGCAGGTGGGAAATTCCTCAAATACAGTCAGTGGGAAAATTTTGGTACTACCTTGGGTTTGCGCGTCGGTAATAAACCCGAAATGGTGACAGCAAGAGTTGAGGGAAAACCAGAATGGCATCAACATTGGTTTTCTATCACCTGCGGTCCTCGACTTTTGCGAAAAGGGCAAATTTGGCTGAATCCAGCTATTGAAGGCTTTAAAGACCCCCACGTTTTAGGTAATGGTGCAAGAACAGCGATTGGATATAATAAAGATGGTACAAAGCTATTTTTGGTGAATTTTGAAGTAAATCTGACTTTGCAGCAAGAAGCCCAAGCGATGAAGGTGATCGGCTGCTTTGAAGCGATGAATTTAGATGGGGGTGCATCCAGGGCTTTAGCCGCTAAAGGTAAAATTTTAGTACCTGCGGGGAGGAAGTTAACTAATGCGATTGTTGTTTATGATGCTAATAATCCCGCTCCAACTCATCTCCAACAGGGATGGGAAAGATTTCAAAAAGGCGATTCCTACGGAGCGCTGAGTGCAAGGCACACGCTTCGCGAACGCTATCGCCCAGCGGTATCCGGTTAG
- a CDS encoding alpha/beta hydrolase has product MTDLITKRLVWSKFACRIFSIGLLPALTAYPVLGAERLTLSYGILEQSIPIDSLEKYAETGKIDDDLAVYARYTNNKQLTQLRKVLLTPIPLNIVNVSQFLYTPIGERLLDNLGEIIQTESRLSGFYAIRAALILAAADPNNFTLLNVLRKFPTSSISIDLDRSLEIVNTLQNLVNQTQNAVALINEQSQLKSTTSNLTSGLLADIKKPGKFTWQKQTIVLNDQSRDRTFPADIYLPNVSNPRPIIVISHGLGSDRNSFAYLAEHLAQSGFVVAVPEHPGSNAEQLKALLSGTAQAVTSPRELIDRPLDVKYLLDELTRLSQNNPAFQGQLNLQQIGVIGQSFGGYTALALAGAKMNFEQLEKDCPPTNSTLNISLLLQCLAINLPNIEYNLFDPRVKAIIAINPVNSSIMGEASLSQIKIPVMIISGSGDTIAPALQEQIIPFTWLTTPNKYLVLINGGTHFSTIAESPNAVLPVPTQVIGSSPALARSYVKALSFPFLQTYVAEQPSYQPYLSADYVNTISKRSLPLSLVQSLTLEQLQEAFK; this is encoded by the coding sequence ATGACTGATCTCATAACTAAACGGCTTGTTTGGAGTAAATTTGCTTGCAGGATTTTTAGTATAGGTTTATTACCTGCACTAACGGCTTATCCTGTTTTAGGTGCAGAGCGATTAACCCTTTCTTACGGCATTTTAGAGCAATCTATACCAATTGATTCACTGGAAAAATATGCGGAAACAGGCAAAATTGATGATGATTTAGCTGTATATGCTCGGTACACCAACAACAAACAACTAACTCAACTACGGAAAGTTTTATTAACTCCTATTCCCTTAAATATAGTAAACGTTTCGCAATTTCTGTATACACCAATTGGTGAAAGATTATTAGATAATTTGGGAGAAATTATTCAAACAGAATCTCGTTTATCGGGTTTCTATGCAATTCGAGCCGCACTGATTTTGGCAGCAGCTGATCCAAACAATTTTACGCTTCTAAATGTATTACGCAAATTTCCCACAAGCTCAATTTCAATTGATTTAGACCGGAGTTTGGAAATTGTCAATACATTACAAAATTTAGTAAATCAAACCCAAAATGCAGTAGCACTTATTAACGAACAATCTCAACTAAAATCAACCACATCAAATCTGACTTCAGGGCTTTTAGCAGATATCAAAAAACCAGGAAAATTTACTTGGCAAAAACAAACTATTGTCCTCAATGACCAATCTCGCGATCGCACTTTTCCCGCTGATATTTATCTACCTAATGTCTCAAATCCGCGTCCAATCATTGTCATCTCCCACGGGCTTGGTTCTGACAGAAACAGTTTTGCTTACCTGGCTGAACATCTTGCCCAATCAGGCTTTGTAGTTGCTGTTCCAGAGCATCCTGGTAGTAATGCAGAACAACTAAAAGCTCTATTGTCAGGAACAGCACAGGCAGTAACTAGCCCCAGAGAATTGATTGACAGACCATTGGATGTGAAGTATTTGTTAGATGAACTAACTCGATTATCTCAAAACAACCCAGCATTTCAAGGGCAATTAAATTTACAACAAATAGGAGTTATAGGACAATCCTTTGGTGGCTACACAGCCTTAGCATTAGCAGGCGCAAAGATGAATTTTGAGCAATTAGAAAAAGACTGCCCACCTACAAACAGTACACTCAATATTTCGCTCTTACTTCAATGCTTGGCTATAAATTTACCAAATATAGAATACAATTTATTCGATCCAAGAGTGAAAGCAATAATTGCAATTAATCCTGTTAATAGCAGTATTATGGGCGAAGCTAGTCTCAGCCAAATTAAAATCCCAGTGATGATAATATCTGGCAGTGGCGATACCATTGCTCCGGCTTTGCAGGAACAAATTATACCCTTTACCTGGTTAACAACACCAAATAAGTATTTAGTGCTGATCAATGGTGGTACACACTTTTCTACTATTGCAGAATCACCAAATGCAGTTTTGCCTGTTCCTACACAGGTAATTGGTTCAAGTCCCGCACTGGCACGTAGCTACGTCAAAGCTTTAAGTTTTCCCTTCTTGCAAACCTATGTCGCTGAACAGCCAAGTTACCAGCCTTACTTGAGTGCAGATTACGTTAATACTATTAGTAAGCGATCGCTACCATTGAGTTTAGTTCAATCTCTGACGCTAGAGCAACTGCAAGAAGCATTTAAATAA